Proteins encoded by one window of Labrus bergylta chromosome 2, fLabBer1.1, whole genome shotgun sequence:
- the fam219ab gene encoding protein FAM219A, producing MMEEIDRFQVPSAVQEAEMQAEMQPLDPASSTASEADSDTREGEPVTINYKPSPLQMKIEKQRELARKGSLKNGNTVGSPVNQQPKKNNVMARTRLVVPNKGYSSLDQSPDEKPLVALDTDSDDDFDMSRYSSSGYSSAEQINQDLNIQLLKDGYRLDEIPDDEDLDLIPPKSVNPTCMCCQATSSTTCQIQ from the exons ATGATGGAAGAAATAGACAGATTTCAGGTGCCGAGCGCCGTGCAGGAGGCGGAGATGCAGGCAGAGATGCAGCCGCTG GACCCAGCCTCGTCCACAGCATCTGAGGCGGACTCTGACACCAGAGAGGGAGAACCTGTCACTATCAACTACAAGCCCTCTCCCCTGCAGATGAAAATAG agaaacaaagagagctGGCCAGGAAGGGTTCACTGAAGAATGGCAACACTGTAGGAAGTCCAGTCAACCAGCAGCCTAAGAAGAACAACGTCATGGCCAGAACACG GTTGGTAGTGCCAAATAAAGGCTATTCCTCTTTAGACCAGAGTCCTGATGAGAAGCCCCTGGTGGCCCTagacacagacag TGATGATGACTTTGACATGTCAAGATACTCCTCGTCGGGATACTCCTCGGCAGAG CAAATCAATCAGGATCTGAACATCCAGCTGCTGAAAGATGGTTACCGGCTCGATGAGATCCCTGATGATGAGGACCTGGATCTTATCCCGCCCAAATCAGTCAACCCTACCTGCATGTGCTGCCAGGCgacctcctccaccacctgtCAAATACAGTAA
- the LOC110001541 gene encoding uncharacterized protein: MSRDFKISVGYNPINKSNIFTSGDYITGNITLEVKKECKIESLGIKLKGKAEVKWKKSSGEASKTYHKKEKYFSIKQNVIEASQGNNIVGQGCHVYPFTFQIPAQDLPSSFKGSHGKIRYTLEAILSRSMRMDSKAKAEFTLINNGNLNSDPLVMAPQHQAIDKKMRLFTSGTVGMDVNITRTGFHQGEGIKVVASIQNRSSREIKPKYCLYKKYSYFASEKRKVETEVILREVGEPIPPSAGQTVTRTITIPPDTGVSILNCQIIKAEYRLRVYLDVKYAVDPQIKFPILILPALPGLEREQQPAYPDYGFGVFANYDQQGGNNFLHIPPSTGPSAPPPPYGTHKMYPSLAVFDKKPRQTPMSGAFVAEGKARHTMSTTVKSLKVTYNSINENNTFTSGDCVSGHVTLEVAKDCQIESLMVQFKGKSEVLWTERHGQVTVVYHSKDKYFSIKHYFIRDKNAKGDDSETLLTQHNGDTYSNVVAPGCHVYPFTFHVPLQSMPSSFKGSVGKITYTLKAVLSRSMRVNQKDKTNINHVSNADMSSDPVLMIPQHEAKDKKMKFFTSGSVAMDVNLEKTGFFQGEGIRVMACIENNSSREIKPKYCLYRKHSFFANSSRRVSTKDLLKEVGEPIPASTSVKVSKVIAIPHDAEPSILNCSNIKAEYRLRVYLDIKYASDPHIKFPIVILPASPVPAAAPAPLASAFGFEPFANPNPPAWGNIPTQQPPAHQSADPPPSYGAYGMYPPLTDFGNVYQ, translated from the exons ATGTCGAGAGATTTTAAGATTTCAGTGGGATATAATCCCATAAACAAAAGTAACATTTTCACTAGTGGGGATTACATCACTGGAAATATAACATTAGAAGTGAAAAAAGAATGCAAAATAGAGTCCCTTGGTATAAAGCTGAAGGGAAAAGCAGAAGTCAAATGGAAAAAATCTTCTGGCGAAGCGTCCAAAACCTATCACAAGAAAGAGAAGTACTTCAGCATCAAGCAAAATGTAATTGAGGCAAGCCAGG GTAACAACATTGTGGGCCAGGGCTGTCATGTCTACCCATTCACCTTTCAAATTCCGGCACA AGACCTGCCATCATCCTTTAAAGGCTCCCATGGAAAGATCCGCTACACTCTGGAGGCAATTCTAAGCCGGTCAATGAGAATGGACAGCAAAGCCAAGGCTGAGTTCACCCTGATCAACAATGGGAACCTAAACAGTGATCCATTAGTTATG GCTCCTCAGCACCAGGCCATTGACAAGAAAATGAGGCTTTTTACATCAGGAACAGTAGGGATGGATGTAAATATCACAAGGACAGGCTTCCACCAAG GGGAAGGCATAAAGGTTGTGGCCTCCATCCAGAACAGATCATCTCGTGAAATCAAGCCCAAGTACTGTTTGTATAAGAAGTACAGTTACTTTGCAAGTGAAAAGAGGAAAGTTGAAACTGAGGTCATCCTAAGAGAGGTGGGTGAACCCATCCCACCTTCAGCCGGCCAGACTGTCACCAGAACCATCACCATCCCGCCTGACACGGGTGTGTCTATCCTTAACTGTCAAATCATCAAAGCAGAGTACAGGCTCAGG GTCTACCTGGATGTCAAGTATGCTGTAGACCCCCAGATCAAGTTTCCCATACTCATCCTACCAGCTTTACCGGGGCTTGAAAGGGAGCAGCAGCCTGCTTACCCTGACTATGGATTTGGTGTGTTTGCAAACTACGACCAGCAAGGAGGCAACAACTTCCTACATATCCCACCATCCACAGGCCCTTCTGCTCCACCCCCACCCTATGGGACACATAAGATGTACCCCTCTTTGGCTGTTTTTGATAAAAAGCCG AGACAAACCCCAATGAGTGGTGCTTTTGTGGCcgaaggcaaggcaag GCACACGATGTCGACCACCGTAAAGAGCCTCAAAGTAACCTATAATTCTATCAACGAGAACAATACGTTCACCAGTGGCGACTGTGTGTCTGGACATGTGACGCTGGAGGTGGCCAAAGACTGCCAGATCGAGTCCCTGATGGTCCAGTTCAAAGGGAAATCCGAAGTGTTGTGGACCGAGAGGCACGGTCAAGTCACTGTTGTGTACCACTCCAAAGACAAGTACTTCAGCATCAAACATTACTTTATTCGAGACAAAAATGCCAAAG GAGATGACAGTGAAACTCTGCTCACCCAACACAATGGAGACACGT ACAGCAATGTTGTTGCCCCAGGATGCCATGTTTACCCGTTCACCTTCCACGTCCCTTTGCA GAGCATGCCCTCCTCCTTTAAAGGTTCTGTGGGGAAAATTACATACACACTGAAAGCTGTACTGAGCAGATCAATGAGGGTTAACCAGAAAGATAAAACCAACATCAACCATGTGTCAAATGCAGATATGAGCAGTGACCCAGTTTTAATG ATACCGCAGCATGAGGCAAAGGATAAGAAAATGAAATTTTTCACATCAGGATCAGTAGCTATGGATGTGAATCTTGAGAAAACGGGTTTCTTCCAAG GAGAGGGAATACGAGTTATGGCCTGCATTGAGAACAACTCATCTCGAGAGATCAAGCCCAAGTACTGTTTGTACAGAAAGCACAGCTTCTTTGCCAACAGTAGCAGAAGAGTCAGTACTAAAGACCTCCTGAAAGAAGTCGGAGAGCCCATTCCTGCTTCTACTAGTGTGAAGGTATCAAAAGTCATCGCCATCCCCCATGATGCCGAGCCATCCATCCTTAACTGCAGTAACATCAAAGCAGAGTACAGACTCAGG gtCTACCTGGACATCAAATATGCTTCAGACCCACATATCAAATTTCCCATTGTCATCCTGCCAGCCTCTCCGGTTCCTGCAGCTGCACCAGCACCTCTTGCTTCTGCCTTTGGATTTGAACCATTTGCAAATCCAAACCCACCAGCATGGGGGAATATACCAACACAACAACCACCAGCACACCAGTCTGCAGATCCTCCACCCTCCTATGGAGCGTACGGAATGTACCCACCTCTGACAGATTTTGGTAACGTCTATCAGTGA